ACTCTGACCTAAGATCCCATCAATAATGGCTGTAAGAGGCTCAATATGAGGTCCAATGAGACCGCCTTGGTCAAGAGAGGAGAGTAAGTGCTGCATCAGGACTAAAGCAGTGGCTTCCTTTTCAGAGAACCAAAGCCCTGGCATCTCAATGCGCTCTTCAGCATCGGAGTTTTCAAACTTGTAGCCACCCATGAAGCGGTCATACACGATAGAGGCCTGCATACGACTGCGAAGGTACTCAAGATCGCGCTTAAAGGTCGCAGGAGAGATTTCCAGTTCGGACAAGAAATCCTCTCGAGAAACGCATTTACGCTGCTGAATCATGTACTTAATACGATGCAACCGTTCCATATCGCTCATTGCAGCCCCTCGAAATTACAGTATTTATTGATTTTATAACTTTAATCAATTTAAGGCTCATCTGGTGAGCCTGCAGCTTATTAACCTAATCCTAATAAATAAGGAGGATGAGATGGTCAAGGTAATAGGTTTATTTGTAATGTTTATTAGCTTCTATGGCTTACAGAACGGCGGATTTGACCTTGGGCTAGCCCAAGCCTTTTTAGTCGGCCTCTTTATGTTCTTTAGTGAGGCACTCTTTGCCCACTTCTTTTTTGTGCAGCGCGAAAAAGTGCGTGCTAAGTACCGGAGAAGATAATGCTAAAAATGGCCAAACTAAACTGCAGCGTGGGCGACCTTGCTATTACGGTGAGATGTAGCTTTCCTGAGAACCTGGGCAATATTGTGCGGATCATTTCAGCTGAAGGATTTCAGGAGTGGCAGGGGCATGACAAGTTGCTCTATACCTGGAATGTAGATGTAGCTACAGAGGATGGTTATTTGTACTACCAAGGTGAAGAAGGGTTGGAGCCCTACAAAAGTGGACCAGTTCCCGATATTTATCTCCGAAGACTAACGCCACCCCAAGGCTATCTGATGGAAGAGTTTTCTGATTCAGAGCAGTTGCAGATGGATTTTCATCAAACGGAAGTCTTGGAAAATGAAAAGACTGAGGAGTTTGTTAAAAATGCGCAAGCTTAATTGTGAGCTCGGATCCATTGCGATTACCGTAAACGCAAAATTTACACCTAACTTAGGCAAAATTGTCAGGGTCATTGATTCTTATGGAATGATGCCTTGGCATGGATTAGAGGGCTTGGTACAAGTTTGGCGAGTCGAAGTAGTTTGCTCGGAAAGTGTCCTACATTACCTTTATCCCAAGCGTCATCATTTAGAAGTTACATTCTCTGGACCCGTTCCGGACTGTTATCTCAGGCCTATCGTTCCACCAAGCGGTCAACTAAGCTTTGATTTTGATGAGGATGTCTTGATGACGATTGAGGAGTCTGCGCTTTAAGCAATCACATCACTTAATGCTCTTATGGGGAATCCTATTAGGCTAGCCAGTTAGATAGTATGTCCATCTGTTTGTTGCTAATTCCTGTATTGGGGTTGCAGCGAATAAGCTCTAGGCATGGGCTTGGAAATTCCCAATAAGAGTCATCAAGCGCTCTCCAGTTAGCTTGGCCATTAGTGCCAAGATATGCCTGTATTTCCTGAAAGCGAGGATGCTTTCCAATTACTGGTGCGCCTGTAGTGCCAATAATCAGCTTAGAAATACTACTCGGTAGTAAGTTCTGTACCTTCTCAATGCTATGAGTAAAGCGCCAGCTAGAGGAGATCACTATCTCTGGCGAGAATTTAGATAGAACCTCTTCCAGCAGGTCTACTCGATTAAATGGATTCTCTCCAGCGAAATGTGTTGGATGTAGAACACCATCAAAGTCCAGGAAGAGGATTTTCTTTATAGCCTTTAGAGTTCCTCTTCTTCCGACTTTTCAAGAACAAGGTAGTTTCGTTGAATGGGGTTGAACTCAGCATCCTGGGTCCAAAACTTTTGAACAGTGACAAAACGAAAACCAGATCCACCCCTATCGTTGAGGATTTCTTCAATCTTGTCTACATCTGTCTCGACCGGATCCATTTTGACAAGCTCGTATTCATAAGTAGTCATCAGCACTTACCTCTTAGCTGGTGAGTAACCAACACGGTTGCCGTTGTTATCAAAGACATTGGTCACACCAGAAGGTGCAGTCACCTCATAGCCAATACGTTTGCCGCTATTGTCATAGACCCCGTTATTAGAGTTGTAGTTCATGGGACTATTGTTGTAATTCATTGGACTATTGTTGTAATTCATTGGACTATTCTCATAGTTCATCGGGCTGTTCTGATAATCCAAGGGACTGTTTTCCCAGCTAGTCACTTGAGCAGATACAGAAGCAGTAGTGCAAATACCTAAAACAGCACATACATTTATTAAGCAATTTTTCATTTGGATTACCAGCCTTTCACAGAGGGTGCTTGGGGAACTTGACGTGGAGCATTGATGCTTGTATTCGGTATCGCATATACGGGCGCAGTAGTAGTGCCTTGATAGTTACCTTGGGGGCTATAGAAATTCGTTTGCCCGCTATCGGTCTGAAACGACTGCACATTCTGGCCGCTAGCGTTATAAACATTAGTCACGCCACTAGGCGAAGTTTGGCTATAGCCGGCATAGTTTCCATTAGGGCCATAAATAGCCTGGGCGGAGACGCTACGAAAAGCTAATGCTGCTTGAACGATAAAAAGTAGGGTGATGAGATATTTCATGGGTAAGCTCCCAAAAGTCTTGATGGAATCAGATTAATTGCGTTAAAGCTCACCTAATGAGCTAGTGGCTCAAGACAATGAAAAAACTAACAAATTTCATAAAGAAGCCATGCTGACTAGTGCCCTTGTATTAATGACACTCTTGCCACTACAGGTGAGCCCAAGTGATGCCCCAGAACTTGCGCTAGATAAGCCAGTTATGGTGGCTGCAGTAGTCGATTGCGCTCGAATATTGGGATTGCCTAAGCTCAAATTAAGGGATGGCAGCGGTAATCGCTACCTTCCAGAGAAAATCATCCTTCAAGAACCCTTAGCAGTGATTCAGATATCATCTGGCGGCATGTACTTTAGCCAATCCACCATCCGAAAAGCTTATATTCAATCCTATGTCAAACGTTAAGCCAATATGAAATTCTTTTTGCAATCTATCAGTAGTCTTGGCGCCATCCTTTTAGGATTCTTATTGTTGGCAAACGCAGGTATTACTAGTGCAGGCAGGGGAGAGCTCGAATCTCTCTCAATGATTGAACGGGCCACCATTAACGAAACGATCAATGCAGATGGCACTGTAGTAGAAATTGAAGAACTGTTGACGCTAGTAAAGTCGCAATTGGCAGTAGAGGTTGAGTCTCAAGCAGACCTACCTTATAACTCGACCTTTGCCAAGCTAGAGGTCATTGAGGCTTATACGATTACGCCCACTGGAGAAAAGATTCCCGTTGCGGCTAATGCCATCAGAACTGTAGAGGATGACAACAGTAAAGGGGCGGCCATCTTCTCAGATCAAAAGCATAAGATCATCATCTTCCCGAAAGTAACGCCAGGATCTAAGACTTACTACAAGACTAAGCTCACAACCCACACCCCTTTATTACCGGGATTTTTTTATACCAAGCTCGTGTTTTCACCAAACCAAGAGGTTAAGCATTACGAGTACAACTTAAGCTATCCAGATAGCCTCAAGCTTTATACCGACATTAAGGATGTTAAGCAGGTGAGGGATGAGGTGATTGATGGTGTGCGTCATGTAGGCTATATCTATCAAAACTTAAAGCTTAAAAAAAGTGAAGAGTTACAAGTCTCATTAAATGATTTTGCGCCTCATATCTTTATCTCGAGTATGGATAGCCAGGAGACTTTTGCTAAGGCTTATCAAGAGCGTATTGAGCCTAAGATGAGGGTTACGCCTGAAGTACAAAAGCTCGCTGATGAAATTACTAAAAATATCAAAACATCAGGCAATTTAAGCGAACCTAAGAATATACAGAATCTGCAAAAAGAGCAGGCTAGGGCGCTCTATAACTGGGTTAGTAGAAACATCCGCTACGTAGGAATATTTTTAGGTGATGGCGGAATCATTCCGCATGATGCCAATAGCATTATTAAAAATCGCTACGGCGACTGTAAAGATCACAACGCTTTATTAATTGCCTTATTGTCGGCCAAAGGAATTAAGGCGAGTAGCGCATTGATTAACTCAAGCAATGCGTACACCCTGCCTAAGTACCCCGTCATTGGTCCATTTAATCACGTGATTACCTACATACCCGCCTGGAATCTGTATTTAGACTCAACAGCAGAGATGGCCCCTTATGGCACATTGCCAGATGATGAATTAGACAAGCCAACCTTGCTGACTGCACTTGGAAGAGTAGGGCACACCCCAAAGCCAAAAAAGGAAAACAATCGCACTGTCACCACACTCACTATGCAAATAGCTAAAGATGGAGAAATTAAAGGTAAGGCAAATACCCAATACTTTGGCAGTGCAGAGATTCGGGCGCGATACAAGTACGAAGGAGCTGATACCTCTTTATCGGATCGCATGGTTAGCAAGCAACTAGCCAGATTTAGACAGACTGGTGAAGGCTCAATTAAAACTAGTGAAGTCTATGAGCTTGATAAACCTTTCACAACCGATACAGAGTTCACATTGGATGCAGTTACTAATGTACCAGGGCCCGGAGCAATGACTATCCCTGTGGGCTTGGCACCGGGAGAGCTAGCTTCAATAGCCATTAGTAGGCCTCCGGAGAAGTTCACAGTTCCTTACTCATGCTCAACACGATCGGTAACCGAGCAATACCAAATCTCATTTCCAAAGAATGTGAAGGTCAGCAGAATTCCTCAAAATACAAGCTATAAGAAAAATAATATTGAATACACCGCAAGCTATCTAGAAAAAGACAATCAAGTCACTGTCACCCGAAATCTCGAAGTGCAAAGACCTGGTGCAGTGTGCCAACCATCAGAATTGCAGAAATGGAAAGATTTTTACCAAGCCTTTATAAAAGATATGCGGGGGCAGATTTTCTATGAGTAATCATCCGACAGTTGTTATTGATGATAGGCTAAGGGACTAATTTAACTTTTTTCCGCTAGTAACACTAACCAAATAAACTTATGGAAAATGACAAGAAAATTAGTGATACTGCACTTGCGAGGTTCACCACCGCACAAGAGAAATGTTTTGAGCAAGTTATTGCAGAACTAAGTCGAGGGAAAAAGACAACTCATTGGATATGGTATGTATTCCCTCAAATATTTGGCCTAGGATTTAGTGAGCATTCTAAGTATTACGGAATTAAAGATCTTGCTGAAGCTGATGCTTATTGGCGCCATCCTTTGCTCAGAGAGAGATATGAAGAGTGCTTGGAGCTAATTTTAAATACTCAAAAGAGCGCACAAGATATTCTCGGTCAAGTAGACGCTCAAAAAATACAGTCATCTATCACTTTGTTTCTTGAAGTTGATAAAACATCAGAACTTTTGCTGATGGCAATAGAAGAATTATATTTTGGCAAAAAAGATTCACAAACACTGTTAATACTCGCTGACTCCTAAAAGTTATTCTAGCCAGTACCCAGCCTTGGAGTAAATCCCTTCTTCACTGCTACGGGAGTCATAGAAGTTACCATGGGGTTGATATCCATCCCATGGACCAGGATTTTCTGCAAGTCGCTCAAACTCATTCAGCCTTAATGCTGACTTAGCTTCCTCAAGAGTATTAAATTCTAGTGAGTCGATCACTGCACAGCGATTTCGAAGTTGTCGTAAGGTATAGCCATTCAAAAACCGCCTTGCAATACCCTCATCATGAAAAAAGTAAACGATAAACTTTCGATCGGTCTTCTCAATCAGCGCCCAATTATGTTGGAGCATACCAAGTGCCTTTACCCACCAATCTTCTGAGGAGATGGGGAATAATGCTGGGCCGCTTTCATCAAATGGGAGTGCATTCATCTGGGTTCCTAGTTAACTGCTGAGTAAGTCACTTGGTTTAATTCCTTTTAATTGCATTTTTTTTCTAAGTTTCATAATTGCCTTTGCTTCTATTTGACGCACACGCTCTCTAGTTAAATCAAGCATCTCTGCGATCTCATTCAAGGTTAAATGGGCTTGCCCAGTATGAGTTTGTTTCATTTCAATTTTTCTCAGTTCCATTTATATGATTCCCTGTGGCAGCAAATTAAATTTAGCTCCTTACAAATATCATGACATACTTGAATTTCATGATATGAAATTAATGGGCGGTCTTTCCCAGCTGTCAGCTTGCTCTTACCCGAAAGGAGATCCCAAGGAAATGAGAAAAAAGAGTACACAAGCAGATATGGTTTTTTTCAATGAAAAGACAATGTCTTCCGGCATTAAGGCACTCATACCTGATCCTCTTAGCCGCTATAAATATCAAATAATCAACTAAATTAACAGCCAAGCACTACACAACCGA
This genomic stretch from Polynucleobacter corsicus harbors:
- a CDS encoding HAD domain-containing protein, producing MKKILFLDFDGVLHPTHFAGENPFNRVDLLEEVLSKFSPEIVISSSWRFTHSIEKVQNLLPSSISKLIIGTTGAPVIGKHPRFQEIQAYLGTNGQANWRALDDSYWEFPSPCLELIRCNPNTGISNKQMDILSNWLA
- a CDS encoding DUF3857 domain-containing protein, which produces MKFFLQSISSLGAILLGFLLLANAGITSAGRGELESLSMIERATINETINADGTVVEIEELLTLVKSQLAVEVESQADLPYNSTFAKLEVIEAYTITPTGEKIPVAANAIRTVEDDNSKGAAIFSDQKHKIIIFPKVTPGSKTYYKTKLTTHTPLLPGFFYTKLVFSPNQEVKHYEYNLSYPDSLKLYTDIKDVKQVRDEVIDGVRHVGYIYQNLKLKKSEELQVSLNDFAPHIFISSMDSQETFAKAYQERIEPKMRVTPEVQKLADEITKNIKTSGNLSEPKNIQNLQKEQARALYNWVSRNIRYVGIFLGDGGIIPHDANSIIKNRYGDCKDHNALLIALLSAKGIKASSALINSSNAYTLPKYPVIGPFNHVITYIPAWNLYLDSTAEMAPYGTLPDDELDKPTLLTALGRVGHTPKPKKENNRTVTTLTMQIAKDGEIKGKANTQYFGSAEIRARYKYEGADTSLSDRMVSKQLARFRQTGEGSIKTSEVYELDKPFTTDTEFTLDAVTNVPGPGAMTIPVGLAPGELASIAISRPPEKFTVPYSCSTRSVTEQYQISFPKNVKVSRIPQNTSYKKNNIEYTASYLEKDNQVTVTRNLEVQRPGAVCQPSELQKWKDFYQAFIKDMRGQIFYE
- a CDS encoding DUF1810 domain-containing protein; the protein is MENDKKISDTALARFTTAQEKCFEQVIAELSRGKKTTHWIWYVFPQIFGLGFSEHSKYYGIKDLAEADAYWRHPLLRERYEECLELILNTQKSAQDILGQVDAQKIQSSITLFLEVDKTSELLLMAIEELYFGKKDSQTLLILADS
- a CDS encoding sigma factor-like helix-turn-helix DNA-binding protein, whose amino-acid sequence is MELRKIEMKQTHTGQAHLTLNEIAEMLDLTRERVRQIEAKAIMKLRKKMQLKGIKPSDLLSS